DNA from Geobacter sulfurreducens PCA:
CGCTGATGGTCGCTCTTGCGGATGAGTTCCCGCGCCAGGTCGGGATCAATCCATTCGCGCTCGGAAAAGTTTTCAACCCGGTGCTCAAAGGGGGCGATAAAGCGGATTCTGAGAATATTCTCCACATCGGAGAGAAGGTCCTGGGCGCCGCGACCGTAAAGGATCACGTTTCCCTGTTTGACACAGTCGAGGATTATGATTTCGATCGTGTTGAGATGCGCGGCGTGCATCCGGTCCTCGGCAGTGATATAGACCGGAGGCTTTTCGTCCACTCGCTTGAGAAGCTCCTTGTCAAGGCCGTAACGGGGCGCAAGCTCCGCGATCTTGTTACCGTCGACAAGGGTATGTTTGAGGCGCTTGGCCACCTCGCGGGCAATCTGGTAAGCTCCCGTACCCATCTCTCTGGAGATCGTAATTACTGCCATGTGCCCTCCTGTACTGGGGAAAGTGACTAATCCTAGCATGAGGAATTGGTGTATACAAGGAGTTATTTTGATAAACAATTACAACATGTTAAAGGCTATAAGCCGGTGTGTGGACGAGGTGTGTCGTGAACGGAGCCGTTGATCTCGTCATCCGGTTCCTTCTGTTTGCCATGCTTCACTCAATCGCGGCCCTGCCGGGCGTTCAGCAGCGCATCGGCAACATGTTTCCGAGGGGATTTCGTTTCTATCGAGCAGCCTACAATCTGGCTGCCTTGGTCACCTTCGGGTGGGTCATGGCCGCATGGCCCCTGTCACCGGTTATCTACCTGGTGCCCGGATCGGCCAGCCTTGCCTTCCATGCGGTGCAGGCGTTCACCCTGCTGCAGATGATACGCTGCGTCTCCCGGACCGGAATGGCGGATTTCCTCGGCATCCGACACCCGAGCCGGGAGGATGCCGCCCACGAACTGGTCACCACAGGATGCTATGGCACAGTCCGCCACCCTCTCTACACACTGGCCATGGTCTTTTGTCTCTTCAACCCGCTCATGACCGTGAAATGGCTTTTGTTTACTCTTATGGCAGGGGGATATTTCGTGATGGGGGCCGTGGTGGAGGAGCGGAGGCTCGAAAGGGAATTCGGTGACGCCTATCGCAGCTACCGGCGCCAGGTGCCGATGCTCATCCCGCGAAGGAGGAAGCCCGTGGCAAAAGAGTGACGGAGCATCCTAGCGCGACCGAGCGCGCAGGAACGCTGCGGCTGCATCAGGGTTAAGCGGCTGACTGAAGAGGAATCCCTGTACTTCGGCGCAGCCGTTTGCCCGGAGAAAGGCAAACTGTTCATGGGTTTCGACCCCTTCGGCAATAACATTCAGGCCGAGATTGCGGGCCATGGCAATAATGGCGGCTGTGAGGCCCGCCGCGGCCGGATCGGCTGAAATGTCACGGACAAAGGAGCGGTCGATCTTGAGAGCATCGAGCGGGAAGCGCGACAGCCTGCTGAGGGAAGAGTAGCCGGTGCCGAAATCGTCGACGGAAAAGCGGACCCCCATCTTCTTTAGGTCGCGAATGACAACAGCAGCATCCTCTTCGTTGGACATGAAGACCCCCTCGGTAATCTCCAGCTCCAGATGCGATGGCGGCAACCCGGTGGCGCGCAGCACCTTCCTCACCAACTCGGCCAAACGACGCGACCGGAATTGGAGGCTGGAAAGATTGACCGCCACCCGTACCGGCGGGAGCCCCTCGTGGAGCCAGGTAACCGCCTGGGCACAAGCGTTCCAGAGGACCCACTCGCCAATCGATGCGATAAGGCCGGTTTCCTCGGCCAAGGGGATGAAATCGTCAGGCGGGACTACATCACACCCCGGCCGATGCCAGCTCAGCAGAGCCTCCATCCCCACCACGCGCCCCGAGGCCGCATCCAGCTGTGGTTGGTAGCAGAGGCGGAATTCATTCCGTTTGAGCGCCCAGCGCAGGTTGTTTTCCAGGGTCAGCCGCTCGAGCGCCATGGCGTTCATAGAGCCCGAATAGTACTGATAGGTATTGCGGCCCAGTTCTTTGGCGTGATACATGGCCGTATCCGCGTTACGCAAAAGCTGATCGCAGTCCTCGCCGTCGGAGGGAAAGAGACTGATGCCGATGCTTGCCCCCACGAAAACCTCGTGGCCGCCGATCACATAACGCTTGGACAGGGCGGTGATGATGCGTTGCGAGACCCTGGCGGCATCCTGGGGGTGGGCCAGATCGGTCAGCAGAATGGTGAACTCGTCCCCGCCCATGCGGGAGATGAAGGGGCTCGCATCCTCGCGGGAAGCGTGGGTGAGCGTATCGCTGCGCCGCAGGCATTTCATAAGCCGGCCGGCCGCCTCCTGAAGCAGCCGGTCGCCCGCATGATGCCCCAGAGTATCGTTCACCTTTTTGAAGTGGTCGAGATCCAGGAACAGGACTGCCATCATGAAGCCGTTGCGCTGGGCAAAGGCCAGGGCCTGTTCCATTCGCTCCTCGAACTGGAACCGGTTGGGCAGTGCCGTCAGAGTATCGTGATGGGCAAGGTAGCGAATCCGCTCCTCGGCAAGGGTTCGCTCGGTTATGTCGTGGACCGTTCCGACCAGCCTTGACGTCCGCCCGTCATCTGCGGACAGAAGCTCGGCATGCTGGCTGACGATCCGCTCAACACCATCATCGAGAACGATCCGGTGATCCATGCAGTAGCCGACACCGGTCCGGAACGCCTGAAAGATGGCCTTCTTGACCGTTACCCGGTCTTCGGGATGCACCCGGCGCATCAGGGCCCGGTGACTCTTCCCCTGCCGATGGTCCCTGATGCCGAAAATGCGGCACGATTCCTCGGAGCAGGTAAAGACGTTGGTCTCCAGGTCGAACTCCCAGTTTCCCAGGCGAGCAATGCGTTGAGCGTTGTACAGCATGGTCCTGCTCTTGTGAAGCTCATCGAAAGCGAGTTTGGCGCGCAGTAGATAACGGATACGGCGGGGCAGCAGAACCCAGTCGATCGGCTTGGCCAGGAAGTCCGAAGCCCCTGCCTCGTAGGCTTCATCAATGGCACCGGTATCATCGAGACTCGTCATAACGAGGATCTGGACGCGGTCTCCTCCCGGCAGACGGCGAATACGCCGGCAGACATCAAATCCCCCCATGCCGGGCATTACTACATCGAGCAGGATGATGTCGGGAACAAGCCGGCTGAACATCTCAATGGCGGTGACGCCATCGCCGGCTTCAATCACCGCGAAGCCCCCCTGCTCTACTGCGCGCCGGGCAAGAACGCGCACCAGCTCATCGTCGTCAATGATCATCACGGTAGCTGAAGCGCCGTCCTTGCCCTCTTTTCGCATCTTACACCCCGGTGCGCTCGCGCTCCAGCGCGGCGCACACCCTTATGAATTCCGACTCCATACGTGAGAGCAGCCGCAACGGCAAGACGTCTTCTCCTTCGCCGAGTCGCTCCATCTCCCCGCATAAGGCTGCGAGGGCAACGGCTCCCAGATTGAGGCACCCGGATTTGAGAGTATGTGCAGCCCGTCGGGCGGCAGGCAGGTTCTCCCGCGCCAGGGCCTCCCTCATATCACGCAGGTGCCGTGGCGAATCGGAAATAAAAATATCAATGACACGGTCGAGGAGCCCCTCGGACCCGCCCGCCTCCAAGGCACGAATGCCATCCAGAATATCCCGGTCGAGAAGACATTCGGCCTCTTCACTCACTCCCCCGGGAGCCTTGTCGTATGCCGCGGATGGCATCGTCTCGTCATGCGGGGACAGCCAGCGCCGGAGCACCATCACCAGATCGTGGCGCATAACCGGCTTGATGAGGTAATCGTCCATTCCCGCCGCCAGACAGGCCTCCCGGTCGCCCACCTCCACCCTTCCGGTAAGGGCGATGATGTGAGTTCGGCCTGTGAGCTGTCCGGTACGCTCCATGCGGCGAATTTCGGCTGTGGCGACAATCCCGTTCATACCGGTCATCTGGCAATCCATGAACACCATGTCGAACCGCTCAGCCGAGACGGCAGCCACGGCTTCGGCTCCGTCAGAGACCACCATGACATCCGCCCCGAGGCTTCGGAGCATCTCCTGCAACACCATTCGGTTGACGGCATTGTCCTCTGCCAGCAATAGGCGAGAAGGAAAAGACCCAGCAGCTTCATGGGACGGTTCCGGTTCCGGCTCACCCGTATCCGGCACCACCGACAGGGCGACCGTGAACCGGAAAACGGATCCGCACCCCGGCTCACTGTCGCAACTGACCGTGCCCCCCATGAGCTCCACAAGATGGCGGACAATGGCGAGCCCCAGCCCCGTGCCTCCGAAACGGCGGGTATTGGAGTCGTCGGCCTGGGTGAACGGGTGGAACAAACGGGGCAGCATATCCTGGGGAATGCCGATCCCCGTATCGCTTACGATGCAGCTGAGTCGGCAGACTCCACCCTCCACGCTCCCGCG
Protein-coding regions in this window:
- a CDS encoding putative bifunctional diguanylate cyclase/phosphodiesterase, with the protein product MRKEGKDGASATVMIIDDDELVRVLARRAVEQGGFAVIEAGDGVTAIEMFSRLVPDIILLDVVMPGMGGFDVCRRIRRLPGGDRVQILVMTSLDDTGAIDEAYEAGASDFLAKPIDWVLLPRRIRYLLRAKLAFDELHKSRTMLYNAQRIARLGNWEFDLETNVFTCSEESCRIFGIRDHRQGKSHRALMRRVHPEDRVTVKKAIFQAFRTGVGYCMDHRIVLDDGVERIVSQHAELLSADDGRTSRLVGTVHDITERTLAEERIRYLAHHDTLTALPNRFQFEERMEQALAFAQRNGFMMAVLFLDLDHFKKVNDTLGHHAGDRLLQEAAGRLMKCLRRSDTLTHASREDASPFISRMGGDEFTILLTDLAHPQDAARVSQRIITALSKRYVIGGHEVFVGASIGISLFPSDGEDCDQLLRNADTAMYHAKELGRNTYQYYSGSMNAMALERLTLENNLRWALKRNEFRLCYQPQLDAASGRVVGMEALLSWHRPGCDVVPPDDFIPLAEETGLIASIGEWVLWNACAQAVTWLHEGLPPVRVAVNLSSLQFRSRRLAELVRKVLRATGLPPSHLELEITEGVFMSNEEDAAVVIRDLKKMGVRFSVDDFGTGYSSLSRLSRFPLDALKIDRSFVRDISADPAAAGLTAAIIAMARNLGLNVIAEGVETHEQFAFLRANGCAEVQGFLFSQPLNPDAAAAFLRARSR
- a CDS encoding methyltransferase family protein, translating into MNGAVDLVIRFLLFAMLHSIAALPGVQQRIGNMFPRGFRFYRAAYNLAALVTFGWVMAAWPLSPVIYLVPGSASLAFHAVQAFTLLQMIRCVSRTGMADFLGIRHPSREDAAHELVTTGCYGTVRHPLYTLAMVFCLFNPLMTVKWLLFTLMAGGYFVMGAVVEERRLEREFGDAYRSYRRQVPMLIPRRRKPVAKE
- a CDS encoding cytidylate kinase family protein, whose translation is MAVITISREMGTGAYQIAREVAKRLKHTLVDGNKIAELAPRYGLDKELLKRVDEKPPVYITAEDRMHAAHLNTIEIIILDCVKQGNVILYGRGAQDLLSDVENILRIRFIAPFEHRVENFSEREWIDPDLARELIRKSDHQRGGFIHFYFNRDWNDSLGYDLTFNTERMSQSAIIESIIAAAKDSRLKEGEERLKQVIDETILAKKVETAFLKSGDIEYIHFRISVSGKVVSFSGHVHSEAEKREAIRLATAVEGVERVEGDLQVLNYKSHKG